The DNA sequence TCTGTCCTCAAGCATTTTCTCAAGCGCATTTTGCCTTACAGCCAAAAGTACAGTTAAGATTGAATTTACAATAACAATTACCAACATTACTTCTACCATCTGCACCTCCTCTAGGCAAGACTGTAGTTTATAATATCGTTTACCTTTCTTTCAACACTGCTGTTAAGGACTGAAAATTGTATTTTCTGTGAGTGTATGCTTTTAACGATTAGGAGTAGAGCACTTATAAAGTCGTCGCCACCAGAAGCACGGATGTACCCTGTATCAACTCTCAACTTACTAAGTTCTTTTGCTATGTTGCTTGTTATCTGAATTTGTTTTGTGTTCAGGTATTCAAGCAGGATTTTGTACAGATACAATCTCTCATCCCTTGTTATTGCTATACCCAAGTTGTTGGATTTGTCTCTTATGATGTTGAAATATCCAAGTTCCTTCAGGTAGTCAGAGAAAGCAAAACCTATTCCGTTTCTCTCAAAAGAAATTAGAGCGTTGTTGTATTTTCTTGCAAGGTAAACTGCCTTATAAGCAACTTCTCTCACACTGTCCTTGTTGGAGTAGTACTGACAGCAAACTTCACCGGAAAGGGTGTAGACAAGGATAACGGATGTATCAAGTTCAACACCACCGCTTATGTCAACACCCACGAAATAAGACTTACTCGTTGTTGGGTATTTGAAGTATTCAAGAGTGTTCACATCCTGTTGTTCTGGTATCTCAACTACATCCTTGTTCTGGTCTAAAACCAAGGAATAGCGGGTGAAGGAGGTTTGTAATAGTTCCGTAAGGTCTTCGTTTCTAAGAAGGAGAACGTCATTCGCTAGCACGTAGGCACCATAAACCCGCTTCATATATTCTTCTTCGCTTATGTTCCTTATTTTTCGTATCTTGTCGTGTTTTATAAACTTGTTCTGCATTGTAGCAACATTTACGACGCTAAAGTCTTCATCTGGTATTCCCTTATCTTTCGCAAAGAACATATCATAAACCCAATCAACTCCTTCTGTTGGAGTGTAGGTCATTATGACTTGTCCTTGCGTATCTATTGTTCTTGCGTATGCTTCTAGGAATATTTCTTTCGGAGGTCTTTCATCAAACGCAACCAAATCAACGGAAGCAGATTGAAAGGAATAAACCCCGCTTTCAACGGATTTAAGGGTTATTTTTGAGCCGTTAAAGAATTCGTAGGTGTAGGTTTTTTTGTTGAATGTTGCAAAGCCTT is a window from the Brevinematia bacterium genome containing:
- a CDS encoding phage terminase large subunit gives rise to the protein MVFDKEKDEYDYLGIRRWLKEVIYKKTIFRTSYFQELLKKAKAKYKSVAYALYRTLKALKQKFPLSLVRFHRKQLVFLGEIFVKKRDIVLFKGGNKSGKTTALVSACVLKALEKPNTRVWVVVVSFPLGEDVVSSRIEALSKGFATFNKKTYTYEFFNGSKITLKSVESGVYSFQSASVDLVAFDERPPKEIFLEAYARTIDTQGQVIMTYTPTEGVDWVYDMFFAKDKGIPDEDFSVVNVATMQNKFIKHDKIRKIRNISEEEYMKRVYGAYVLANDVLLLRNEDLTELLQTSFTRYSLVLDQNKDVVEIPEQQDVNTLEYFKYPTTSKSYFVGVDISGGVELDTSVILVYTLSGEVCCQYYSNKDSVREVAYKAVYLARKYNNALISFERNGIGFAFSDYLKELGYFNIIRDKSNNLGIAITRDERLYLYKILLEYLNTKQIQITSNIAKELSKLRVDTGYIRASGGDDFISALLLIVKSIHSQKIQFSVLNSSVERKVNDIINYSLA